The Streptomyces sp. WZ-12 genome segment GGTGGCGACGGCGGTGTAGAGCGCGTCCATGAGGGGTCCCTTCAGGAGGAGGTGGAGAAAGACAGCGGAAGCATCGAAACGAATCCGAATGGAACGGAACGCAACGAAAGGGAGCGAGGAGGGGTGCCACGGTGCAGGCCGCCCTGAGTGAGCGACCCGGACATCCCGCCCCGGGCACCACCCAACAGTGACACGTAATTGAGTTGTGTGCAACTAGGTTGGATACAATCCAATCGGCCGCAGGGCTTACTCTGGAGACCATGACCAAGCCCGCGCCCACGCCCTCCGCCACGCCCACCCCCGAACCCGCCACCCCCGGCATCCCCGACTCCGAGCTGCTCCGCCTGGACCACCAGGTCTGTTTCTCCCTGCACGCCGCCTCGCGCGCGTTCGGGAGCGTCTACCGGGACGCCCTGAAGGGGTTGGGTCTGACCTACCCCCAATACCTGGTGATGCTGGTCCTGTGGGAGCACGGGCCGGAGCCGGTGAAGCGCATCGGCGAGCGGCTCCGGCTGGATTCCGGGACGCTCTCCCCGCTGCTCAAGCGCCTGGAGGCGGCGGGCCTGGTGGAACGGGAGCGCAGCCCCGAGGACGAGCGGTCGGTGATCATCCGGCTGACCCACGCCGGCACGGAGCTGCGCGCGCGGGCACTGCCGGTGCCGCGCCGGATGCTGGCCGCCACCGGCCTCACCGTCGAGGAACTCCGCACGCTGCGCGGCCTGTTGGGGCGGGTCACCAGCGCGCTGGACGAGGCGTCGCACGGCGAATCCTGACGAAACCTGAGGAACCCGGCGTCGGCGGGCGCCCGCGGACGGCGACCCGCACCGATCTGCGTACAGCCCGTGCCCCGCGGGCGGTTGCGGCGTTAGACAGCGGGCCGCCCCACGGTGTGCGCGACCCGGGAAGGGGCCCCTCCCTCACTTCGGTGCGCCCATCACCCCATCGAGTTACCACGGTTGGGGAGCGCCTAGAACAAAGGCGTATAAAGGGTGGCCAAACCAGCCGGAGCCACCGGCGAATTCCCGCCCAGGACACGGTTGGCAGCAACGCCTACGAGCAGCGGAGGAGCGCCACGTGAACGCGGCAGAAGTCGTCAACACCTTGCTGGAGGAGCGGTTTGGGGTCGCGCCCGCCGAGCTCACCGCGGACACCGCGCTGCGCAGCCTGCGGCTGGACTCCCTCGCTCTGGAGGAGCTCCGGGTACTCATCGAGGAGCGGCTCGACATCGACCTCGAAGAGGTGTCGCTGACCTCCCGCGACACCGTGGGGCAGTTGGTGGCGGCAGTCGACGGCGAAGTCGCGGCGTGACGGCCCGTCAGAAGCCGTTCGCCGCGGCCGTGACCGGACTGGGCCTGGTCACCGCGGCGGGCGTGGGGACGAAGGCCACCTGGCACTCGGTCACCCATGACGTGGTGCCCAGCAATGTGACGCACCAGGCCGAACTGGCCGATCTGCCCTGCGACTTCATGTACACAGCAGCCGATCTGGACCCCACCGCGCTGCTCGGGGTGGCCACCCAGAGGTTGATGGACCGCTTCTCCCAACTCGCCGTGATCGCCGCCCGGGAGGCGGTCCAGGACGCCGGGCTGGACCCGGAGACCTGGGACAGCGGCCGGGTCGCGGTGGTGATCGGCTCCGCCCACGGCGGATTGCCGTTCTACGACCAGCAGTCCGCGACGATGGCCGGGCGCGGTGCCCGTCGGGTCTCCCCCAAGCTGGCCCCGCTGTCCGTCGTCAACAGCGCGGCCAGCAGCGTCTGCATGGATCTTGGGGCGCACGGCCCCAGCCTGGGAGTGGCGACGGCCTGTTCGTCCGGGACCGTCGCGGTGGGCACCGCGCACCAGTTGTTGCGCGCCGGGGCCTGCGACATCGCCATCGCGGGCGGTGCAGAGTCGGTGCTCTCCCGGTTGCTGATCGCCAGCGCCTGCCAGATGAGGGCGGTCTCCACCCGGCGGGACGATCCCACCGCGGCCTGCCGCCCCTTCGACGTGGACCGGGACGGCTTCGTCGTCGGCGAGGGCGCGGGGCTGCTGGTGCTGGAGCGGCCGGAGCACGCGCAGGCCCGGCGGGCGCCGATCCGCGCGCGGATCGCCGGCTACGGAGCGTCCAGCGACGCGTACGCGGCGGTGGCGCCGGACCCGGAGGGGCAGGGCATCGAGCGGGCGTTGCGCAGCGCGCTCACGGACGCGGACGTCATGCCCGGCGAGGTGGGGCACGTGAACGCGCACGGCACGTCGACGGTGTTGAACGACCGGATCGAGGCGGCGATGTTGCGCCGGGTGCTCGGCGAGCAGCCGTCGGTGACGTCGACGAAGGCGATGACCGGGCACACGCTCGGCGCCGCGGGCGGGATCGAGACCGCCCTGACCGTGCTGGCGCTGGAGCAGCAGTTGGTGCCGCCGACCGCCAACCTCACGGTGCCCGACCCCAGGATCCCGGTCGATGTGGTGCATGCCGAGGCCCGTCAGGCGGCGTTCGACTGCGCGGTCAAGACGTCCCTGGGGTTCGGCGGCCACAACGCGGCGCTCGTCCTGACCCGCGGCTAGCCGGTCCGGGCGCGCCCGTTCGTATCGAGCCTCTCCAAGAAGGAAGCAGCATGTCCGAGGAAGTGATCCGCTCCTTGTCGGTGGGCGGGGTGTCGTACGCGTACCGGGTGCTGCGGCGGCCGGAGCGGTGCACCGAGCCCGTGCTGGTGCTCGGCGGTGCGTTGCAGGGGATGTTCGGCTGGCCGCAGATGGACGACAAGCTGGGGCCGGTGACGGAGGTGGTGACCGCGGATCTGCCCGGGATGGGCGGTGCGGAGCCGCTGCCGCCGGGGCCGAGCGTAGCGGTGCTGTGCGCGGCGATCCTGGGGATCATCGACGATCTCGGCGCCCCCCGGGTCAACCTCTTCGGCTTCTCCTACGGGGCGGGGCTGGCCTTCGAGTGCGCCCGACGGTTTCCGGGGCGGATCGCCCGGCTCGCGCTGGGCGGGGTGCCGGCGCACATCAGCAAGGCGCAGGTGGCGCACTGGCGGCGGGCCACGGCGCGACTGACGGAGGGGGACGCCGACGCCTTCGCGACGATGGCGGCCGAGGGGCTGCTCTGCCGGGACGAGGGCCGGACGGTCGTCCGGCGGGAGCTGGCGTTCCGCTATGTGCGGCGGTCGATGCTCCAGGCGGCGCTGCGCTCCCCGCACGCGGTGGACTCGCTGCGCCGGGCGCTGACCGACCGCCCGGACTTCTCGGGGGGCCTGTCCGGCATCCCCACCCTCGTCTTCAGCGGTGAGCACGACACGGTGACCTCGCCGGCCCGGCAGCGCGATTTCGCGGCGACGATCGCGGGCAGCCGCTTTCTGACCATTCCGGACGCGGACCACTGGGTGGTGCTGGAACGCCCGGACGAGGTGGCGGAGTTGGCGGCTCGCTTCTTCACGGACCGCCCGTTGGAGACGACGGGCCGGGCGGGCACGCAGAGTGCGGGGACGCGCGCGGACGCGACCTGTGCATGAGGAGCGGGCCCGGCGCGACGGATCGTAGCCGGGTGACCGCGTAGCGGCGGGGTCGGTGTCGCCCGGGAGGGGCGGACCGGCCCCGTCGGGCTGTGAGCCAGGCAACAAACTGCCCTGTTCCGAGGGGCCTTTGAGGGGCCCCGGCGGTGA includes the following:
- a CDS encoding MarR family winged helix-turn-helix transcriptional regulator, coding for MTKPAPTPSATPTPEPATPGIPDSELLRLDHQVCFSLHAASRAFGSVYRDALKGLGLTYPQYLVMLVLWEHGPEPVKRIGERLRLDSGTLSPLLKRLEAAGLVERERSPEDERSVIIRLTHAGTELRARALPVPRRMLAATGLTVEELRTLRGLLGRVTSALDEASHGES
- a CDS encoding alpha/beta fold hydrolase, producing the protein MSEEVIRSLSVGGVSYAYRVLRRPERCTEPVLVLGGALQGMFGWPQMDDKLGPVTEVVTADLPGMGGAEPLPPGPSVAVLCAAILGIIDDLGAPRVNLFGFSYGAGLAFECARRFPGRIARLALGGVPAHISKAQVAHWRRATARLTEGDADAFATMAAEGLLCRDEGRTVVRRELAFRYVRRSMLQAALRSPHAVDSLRRALTDRPDFSGGLSGIPTLVFSGEHDTVTSPARQRDFAATIAGSRFLTIPDADHWVVLERPDEVAELAARFFTDRPLETTGRAGTQSAGTRADATCA
- a CDS encoding acyl carrier protein; its protein translation is MNAAEVVNTLLEERFGVAPAELTADTALRSLRLDSLALEELRVLIEERLDIDLEEVSLTSRDTVGQLVAAVDGEVAA
- a CDS encoding beta-ketoacyl-[acyl-carrier-protein] synthase family protein, producing MTARQKPFAAAVTGLGLVTAAGVGTKATWHSVTHDVVPSNVTHQAELADLPCDFMYTAADLDPTALLGVATQRLMDRFSQLAVIAAREAVQDAGLDPETWDSGRVAVVIGSAHGGLPFYDQQSATMAGRGARRVSPKLAPLSVVNSAASSVCMDLGAHGPSLGVATACSSGTVAVGTAHQLLRAGACDIAIAGGAESVLSRLLIASACQMRAVSTRRDDPTAACRPFDVDRDGFVVGEGAGLLVLERPEHAQARRAPIRARIAGYGASSDAYAAVAPDPEGQGIERALRSALTDADVMPGEVGHVNAHGTSTVLNDRIEAAMLRRVLGEQPSVTSTKAMTGHTLGAAGGIETALTVLALEQQLVPPTANLTVPDPRIPVDVVHAEARQAAFDCAVKTSLGFGGHNAALVLTRG